The following proteins come from a genomic window of Athalia rosae chromosome 1, iyAthRosa1.1, whole genome shotgun sequence:
- the LOC105686027 gene encoding uncharacterized protein LOC105686027 isoform X2, with product MSARKSIRSSALQHSRYSNQSQISAVLNPDSYIDSNDEDPLWYKNFERHSVNISAASRFSSARNQTAVLDPNSEPESTPLRRSWWKDLDNTEDNRNGQSNISGKGTEISEKSNLEVSDVSSIDEGIPKQRSKLRINKRKSLQKIFFTKILESAENSILLKSGSHLNKKEDSPELSLSGSTSKSEGSIRKIRKLPFMKRKNKLKLGAENILPQSVRNSPDVFKTALNASQSIEGDNHPASIIQKPSESLEQQHGALVDDLKNTETVAADHEIDELHKSDNASSSDSPVKSQSPPSSSRPKKRTIFTQKNRRRTPNFAALLSDESRDEDITDQLPVTVELASNRNKSDKLLENIIPESQPAVSEDDTLEASPSPILQPLRKKRSKFPKTSKRRTPNFHALLNNISEDENIAQQLDQGEANEQRSPQYSSVKEDTREQSQPADFETGTTKRTSIRINKKRTRNSSVLLSDQTRDRNIADQHLISKLNTSNTKHDHVISELQSSTSKGSTFKESQIPKTLPLKKRTIFSQANQNKTRNSSASLSNKSTDEDIADQTSNRQELVSTQNQTTKERTLHTSPTKGLQGVEKKDVHSEKSIQKKQGDHFGNQQRSQPEEILVQYSDTSNPSLHTLPANSSKKFTQPVSLSTNNLSKISVPGTPNVSNENLTLQPVINLSENLNKSHNSSRAENSPNRRSLQTLIKSVSEHEDNIFIRGRNFPDVSGMGDKSQNALKAFENSKSHQQDVTSGGKITSQVPSDSVNATDNTAQESLIAQRKSSEMQTVENEYVLHSENEVNEVRSNVSRSLKENGKENAAVQKSLPVIIDDRFTCHDQTRSLYSNSKSVPQTSKAEKISQIRAALEQVKKKQIAVMKSTKISSYFSPISQTRAEKETELTKGVTVIKKPTQVRKKPPAEVDKAYLVNGKLYKIPKLTRPKPWVTDRLYKFLWKKMEPKYGLRTRVRSEKFILNLSQVYALVMRRKKYDNYKQELMDLMREMARLDLIETRDDFYIFCQEFLHSEFCVKAVPMLLPGCDRNIPYDPAKLHEPILK from the exons ATGTCTGCACGAAAGTCTATTCGTTCAAGTGCACTTCAACATAGTCGGTACAGTAATCAGAGTCAAATATCTGCTGTGCTCAATCCTGACTCATACATTGACAGCAATGATGAAG ATCCACTGTGGTataaaaactttgaaagaCATTCAGTAAACATAAGTGCTGCTTCACGCTTCAGTTCAGCCCGTAATCAAACTGCAGTTCTCGACCCAAACTCTGAACCGGAGTCAACCCCACTGCGTAGGTCATGGTGGAAAGATCTGGATAATACGGAGGATAATCGAAATGGGCAATCCAATATATCTGGCAAAGGAACTGAGATATCAG AGAAAAGTAACCTAGAAGTATCTGATGTTTCATCCATAGATGAAGGCATTCCAAAACAAAGGTCTAAGCTTCGTATTAATAAACGGAAGAGcttgcagaaaattttttttacaaaaatactAGAATCTGCAGAAAATTCCATTCTTTTGAAAAGTGGGAGTCATCTCAATAAAAAGGAAGATTCGCCAGAACTAAGTTTGTCTGGGTCGACATCTAAAAGTGAAGGCAGTATTAGAAAGATTAGGAAGTTGCCATTTatgaaaaggaagaataaattgaaattaggTGCTGAAAATATTCTACCACAATCAGTTCGAAATTCGCCTGATGTTTTCAAAACCGCATTAAATGCATCGCAATCAATTGAAGGTGACAATCATCCAGCTTCAATAATACAGAAACCTTCAGAGTCCCTGGAACAGCAACATGGAGCATTAGttgacgatttgaaaaataccgaaaCAGTTGCAGCTGATCATGAAATAGATGAACTGCACAAGTCAGATAATGCTTCATCTTCCG ATAGTCCAGTCAAATCGCAATCGCCGCCGTCATCATCTAGGCCTAAAAAGCGAACTATATTCACccagaaaaaccgaagaagaaCACCAAATTTTGCCGCGTTGTTGAGTGATGAGAGCAGAGATGAAGATATTACTGATCAACTTCCGGTTACTGTGGAGCTGGCATCAAATCGTAATAAATCTGATAAACTACTCGAAAATATCATCCCAGAGTCTCAACCAGCCGTATCAGAAG ATGATACCTTGGAGGCATCACCATCCCCAATATTACAGCCCCTTCGTAAAAAACGATCAAAGTTTCCAAAAACTAGTAAAAGAAGAACCCCGAATTTCCATGCATTACTCAACAACATAAGTGAGGATGAAAACATAGCTCAGCAGTTGGATCAAGGAGAGgcgaatgaacaaagaagtcCTCAGTACTCTTCAGTAAAAG AAGATACTCGTGAACAATCGCAACCAGCAGATTTTGAGACTGGGACTACAAAACGAACATCCAtaagaataaacaaaaaaagaacgcgaAATTCGTCTGTTTTGTTAAGTGACCAGACCAGAGATAGAAACATTGCTGATCAGCATTTGATATCAAAGTTGAATACCTCTAATACAAAACATGACCACGTCATTTCGGAATTGCAGTCGTCTACGTCAAAAG GTAGTACCTTCAAGGAATCGCAAATACCAAAAACACTTCCGCttaaaaaacgaacaatattTTCACAAGCAAACCAGAACAAAACACGGAATTCGAGCGCATCACTGAGTAATAAAAGCACAGACGAAGATATTGCTGATCAGACATCAAATAGGCAAGAGCTCGTTTCAACTCAAAATCAAACAACCAAAGAACGTACTCTCCACACTTCTCCCACAAAAG GCCTACAaggcgtggaaaaaaaagacgtgcACTCGGAGAAAAGTATTCAGAAAAAGCAAGGTGATCATTTTGGCAATCAGCAGAGAAGTCAACCAGAGGAAATTCTTGTACAGTACTCGGATACTTCAAATCCTTCACTTCATACTTTACCTGCCAATTCatccaaaaaatttacacaacCAGTAAGCCTGTCCACAAATAACTTATCAAAGATATCAGTTCCTGGAACACCGAATGTATCAAACGAGAATCTTACATTACAACCAGTGATTAATCtatcagaaaatttaaataaatcacaTAATTCGAGTCGAGCTGAAAATTCACCTAATCGTCGATCTCTACAAACATTGATAAAATCTGTTAGTGAACATGAGGATAACATCTTCATCAGGGGTCGAAATTTCCCGGACGTATCCGGTATGGGTGATAAAAGTCAAAACGCTCTAAAAGCTTTCGAAAATTCCAAGTCCCATCAACAGGACGTGACCAGTGGCGGTAAGATAACGAGCCAGGTCCCATCTGATTCGGTTAATGCCACAGACAATACAGCACAAGAATCATTGATAGCTCAACGTAAATCAAGTGAAATGCAAACTGTTGAGAATGAGTATGTATTACATTCAGAAAATGAAGTGAATGAAGTACGAAGTAATGTCTCCAGATCGTTGAAAGAGAATGGAAAGGAAAATGCTGCCGTTCAAAAATCATTGCCCGTGATAATAGACGATCGTTTCACTTGTCATGATCAGACTAGGAGTTTGtattcgaattcgaaatctGTGCCCCAAACATcgaaggctgaaaaaatttcacaaataaGAGCTGCTCTCGAACAAGtgaagaaaaagcaaattgCTGTTATGAAAAGTACGAAGATCAGTTCATATTTTAGCCCCATTTCACAGACAAGAgcggaaaaagaaactgaacTTACGAAAGGTGTAACAGTTATAAAAAAACCTACACAAGTCAGAAAGAAGCCACCAGCAGAGGTCGATAAAGCATATTTGGTAAATGGCAAGCTTTACAAAATACCAAAACTTACAAGACCCAAGCCATGGGTGACAGATCgtttatacaaatttttatggaAGAAAATGGAACCAAAATATGGATTAAGAACCAGAGTCcgttctgaaaaatttatcttaaACCTGAGTCAAGTGTATGCGCTTGTAATGCGACGAAAGAAATACGATAATTATAAACAGGAATTGATGGATTTGATGCGAGAAATGGCTCGTCTGGATTTAATTGAAACGAGAGAtgatttctacattttttgtCAGGAATTTTTGCATTCTGAATTCTGTGTAAAAGCCGTACCAATGTTACTTCCTGGATGCGACAGAAACATTCCATACGATCCCGCCAAATTACACGAACCAATTTTAAAATAA
- the LOC105686027 gene encoding uncharacterized protein LOC105686027 isoform X1 yields MSARKSIRSSALQHSRYSNQSQISAVLNPDSYIDSNDEDPLWYKNFERHSVNISAASRFSSARNQTAVLDPNSEPESTPLRRSWWKDLDNTEDNRNGQSNISGKGTEISEKSNLEVSDVSSIDEGIPKQRSKLRINKRKSLQKIFFTKILESAENSILLKSGSHLNKKEDSPELSLSGSTSKSEGSIRKIRKLPFMKRKNKLKLGAENILPQSVRNSPDVFKTALNASQSIEGDNHPASIIQKPSESLEQQHGALVDDLKNTETVAADHEIDELHKSDNASSSEDSPVKSQSPPSSSRPKKRTIFTQKNRRRTPNFAALLSDESRDEDITDQLPVTVELASNRNKSDKLLENIIPESQPAVSEDDTLEASPSPILQPLRKKRSKFPKTSKRRTPNFHALLNNISEDENIAQQLDQGEANEQRSPQYSSVKEDTREQSQPADFETGTTKRTSIRINKKRTRNSSVLLSDQTRDRNIADQHLISKLNTSNTKHDHVISELQSSTSKGSTFKESQIPKTLPLKKRTIFSQANQNKTRNSSASLSNKSTDEDIADQTSNRQELVSTQNQTTKERTLHTSPTKGLQGVEKKDVHSEKSIQKKQGDHFGNQQRSQPEEILVQYSDTSNPSLHTLPANSSKKFTQPVSLSTNNLSKISVPGTPNVSNENLTLQPVINLSENLNKSHNSSRAENSPNRRSLQTLIKSVSEHEDNIFIRGRNFPDVSGMGDKSQNALKAFENSKSHQQDVTSGGKITSQVPSDSVNATDNTAQESLIAQRKSSEMQTVENEYVLHSENEVNEVRSNVSRSLKENGKENAAVQKSLPVIIDDRFTCHDQTRSLYSNSKSVPQTSKAEKISQIRAALEQVKKKQIAVMKSTKISSYFSPISQTRAEKETELTKGVTVIKKPTQVRKKPPAEVDKAYLVNGKLYKIPKLTRPKPWVTDRLYKFLWKKMEPKYGLRTRVRSEKFILNLSQVYALVMRRKKYDNYKQELMDLMREMARLDLIETRDDFYIFCQEFLHSEFCVKAVPMLLPGCDRNIPYDPAKLHEPILK; encoded by the exons ATGTCTGCACGAAAGTCTATTCGTTCAAGTGCACTTCAACATAGTCGGTACAGTAATCAGAGTCAAATATCTGCTGTGCTCAATCCTGACTCATACATTGACAGCAATGATGAAG ATCCACTGTGGTataaaaactttgaaagaCATTCAGTAAACATAAGTGCTGCTTCACGCTTCAGTTCAGCCCGTAATCAAACTGCAGTTCTCGACCCAAACTCTGAACCGGAGTCAACCCCACTGCGTAGGTCATGGTGGAAAGATCTGGATAATACGGAGGATAATCGAAATGGGCAATCCAATATATCTGGCAAAGGAACTGAGATATCAG AGAAAAGTAACCTAGAAGTATCTGATGTTTCATCCATAGATGAAGGCATTCCAAAACAAAGGTCTAAGCTTCGTATTAATAAACGGAAGAGcttgcagaaaattttttttacaaaaatactAGAATCTGCAGAAAATTCCATTCTTTTGAAAAGTGGGAGTCATCTCAATAAAAAGGAAGATTCGCCAGAACTAAGTTTGTCTGGGTCGACATCTAAAAGTGAAGGCAGTATTAGAAAGATTAGGAAGTTGCCATTTatgaaaaggaagaataaattgaaattaggTGCTGAAAATATTCTACCACAATCAGTTCGAAATTCGCCTGATGTTTTCAAAACCGCATTAAATGCATCGCAATCAATTGAAGGTGACAATCATCCAGCTTCAATAATACAGAAACCTTCAGAGTCCCTGGAACAGCAACATGGAGCATTAGttgacgatttgaaaaataccgaaaCAGTTGCAGCTGATCATGAAATAGATGAACTGCACAAGTCAGATAATGCTTCATCTTCCG AAGATAGTCCAGTCAAATCGCAATCGCCGCCGTCATCATCTAGGCCTAAAAAGCGAACTATATTCACccagaaaaaccgaagaagaaCACCAAATTTTGCCGCGTTGTTGAGTGATGAGAGCAGAGATGAAGATATTACTGATCAACTTCCGGTTACTGTGGAGCTGGCATCAAATCGTAATAAATCTGATAAACTACTCGAAAATATCATCCCAGAGTCTCAACCAGCCGTATCAGAAG ATGATACCTTGGAGGCATCACCATCCCCAATATTACAGCCCCTTCGTAAAAAACGATCAAAGTTTCCAAAAACTAGTAAAAGAAGAACCCCGAATTTCCATGCATTACTCAACAACATAAGTGAGGATGAAAACATAGCTCAGCAGTTGGATCAAGGAGAGgcgaatgaacaaagaagtcCTCAGTACTCTTCAGTAAAAG AAGATACTCGTGAACAATCGCAACCAGCAGATTTTGAGACTGGGACTACAAAACGAACATCCAtaagaataaacaaaaaaagaacgcgaAATTCGTCTGTTTTGTTAAGTGACCAGACCAGAGATAGAAACATTGCTGATCAGCATTTGATATCAAAGTTGAATACCTCTAATACAAAACATGACCACGTCATTTCGGAATTGCAGTCGTCTACGTCAAAAG GTAGTACCTTCAAGGAATCGCAAATACCAAAAACACTTCCGCttaaaaaacgaacaatattTTCACAAGCAAACCAGAACAAAACACGGAATTCGAGCGCATCACTGAGTAATAAAAGCACAGACGAAGATATTGCTGATCAGACATCAAATAGGCAAGAGCTCGTTTCAACTCAAAATCAAACAACCAAAGAACGTACTCTCCACACTTCTCCCACAAAAG GCCTACAaggcgtggaaaaaaaagacgtgcACTCGGAGAAAAGTATTCAGAAAAAGCAAGGTGATCATTTTGGCAATCAGCAGAGAAGTCAACCAGAGGAAATTCTTGTACAGTACTCGGATACTTCAAATCCTTCACTTCATACTTTACCTGCCAATTCatccaaaaaatttacacaacCAGTAAGCCTGTCCACAAATAACTTATCAAAGATATCAGTTCCTGGAACACCGAATGTATCAAACGAGAATCTTACATTACAACCAGTGATTAATCtatcagaaaatttaaataaatcacaTAATTCGAGTCGAGCTGAAAATTCACCTAATCGTCGATCTCTACAAACATTGATAAAATCTGTTAGTGAACATGAGGATAACATCTTCATCAGGGGTCGAAATTTCCCGGACGTATCCGGTATGGGTGATAAAAGTCAAAACGCTCTAAAAGCTTTCGAAAATTCCAAGTCCCATCAACAGGACGTGACCAGTGGCGGTAAGATAACGAGCCAGGTCCCATCTGATTCGGTTAATGCCACAGACAATACAGCACAAGAATCATTGATAGCTCAACGTAAATCAAGTGAAATGCAAACTGTTGAGAATGAGTATGTATTACATTCAGAAAATGAAGTGAATGAAGTACGAAGTAATGTCTCCAGATCGTTGAAAGAGAATGGAAAGGAAAATGCTGCCGTTCAAAAATCATTGCCCGTGATAATAGACGATCGTTTCACTTGTCATGATCAGACTAGGAGTTTGtattcgaattcgaaatctGTGCCCCAAACATcgaaggctgaaaaaatttcacaaataaGAGCTGCTCTCGAACAAGtgaagaaaaagcaaattgCTGTTATGAAAAGTACGAAGATCAGTTCATATTTTAGCCCCATTTCACAGACAAGAgcggaaaaagaaactgaacTTACGAAAGGTGTAACAGTTATAAAAAAACCTACACAAGTCAGAAAGAAGCCACCAGCAGAGGTCGATAAAGCATATTTGGTAAATGGCAAGCTTTACAAAATACCAAAACTTACAAGACCCAAGCCATGGGTGACAGATCgtttatacaaatttttatggaAGAAAATGGAACCAAAATATGGATTAAGAACCAGAGTCcgttctgaaaaatttatcttaaACCTGAGTCAAGTGTATGCGCTTGTAATGCGACGAAAGAAATACGATAATTATAAACAGGAATTGATGGATTTGATGCGAGAAATGGCTCGTCTGGATTTAATTGAAACGAGAGAtgatttctacattttttgtCAGGAATTTTTGCATTCTGAATTCTGTGTAAAAGCCGTACCAATGTTACTTCCTGGATGCGACAGAAACATTCCATACGATCCCGCCAAATTACACGAACCAATTTTAAAATAA
- the LOC105686027 gene encoding uncharacterized protein LOC105686027 isoform X3, whose translation MSARKSIRSSALQHSRYSNQSQISAVLNPDSYIDSNDEDPLWYKNFERHSVNISAASRFSSARNQTAVLDPNSEPESTPLRRSWWKDLDNTEDNRNGQSNISGKGTEISEKSNLEVSDVSSIDEGIPKQRSKLRINKRKSLQKIFFTKILESAENSILLKSGSHLNKKEDSPELSLSGSTSKSEGSIRKIRKLPFMKRKNKLKLGAENILPQSVRNSPDVFKTALNASQSIEGDNHPASIIQKPSESLEQQHGALVDDLKNTETVAADHEIDELHKSDNASSSEDSPVKSQSPPSSSRPKKRTIFTQKNRRRTPNFAALLSDESRDEDITDQLPVTVELASNRNKSDKLLENIIPESQPAVSEDDTLEASPSPILQPLRKKRSKFPKTSKRRTPNFHALLNNISEDENIAQQLDQGEANEQRSPQYSSVKDTREQSQPADFETGTTKRTSIRINKKRTRNSSVLLSDQTRDRNIADQHLISKLNTSNTKHDHVISELQSSTSKGSTFKESQIPKTLPLKKRTIFSQANQNKTRNSSASLSNKSTDEDIADQTSNRQELVSTQNQTTKERTLHTSPTKGLQGVEKKDVHSEKSIQKKQGDHFGNQQRSQPEEILVQYSDTSNPSLHTLPANSSKKFTQPVSLSTNNLSKISVPGTPNVSNENLTLQPVINLSENLNKSHNSSRAENSPNRRSLQTLIKSVSEHEDNIFIRGRNFPDVSGMGDKSQNALKAFENSKSHQQDVTSGGKITSQVPSDSVNATDNTAQESLIAQRKSSEMQTVENEYVLHSENEVNEVRSNVSRSLKENGKENAAVQKSLPVIIDDRFTCHDQTRSLYSNSKSVPQTSKAEKISQIRAALEQVKKKQIAVMKSTKISSYFSPISQTRAEKETELTKGVTVIKKPTQVRKKPPAEVDKAYLVNGKLYKIPKLTRPKPWVTDRLYKFLWKKMEPKYGLRTRVRSEKFILNLSQVYALVMRRKKYDNYKQELMDLMREMARLDLIETRDDFYIFCQEFLHSEFCVKAVPMLLPGCDRNIPYDPAKLHEPILK comes from the exons ATGTCTGCACGAAAGTCTATTCGTTCAAGTGCACTTCAACATAGTCGGTACAGTAATCAGAGTCAAATATCTGCTGTGCTCAATCCTGACTCATACATTGACAGCAATGATGAAG ATCCACTGTGGTataaaaactttgaaagaCATTCAGTAAACATAAGTGCTGCTTCACGCTTCAGTTCAGCCCGTAATCAAACTGCAGTTCTCGACCCAAACTCTGAACCGGAGTCAACCCCACTGCGTAGGTCATGGTGGAAAGATCTGGATAATACGGAGGATAATCGAAATGGGCAATCCAATATATCTGGCAAAGGAACTGAGATATCAG AGAAAAGTAACCTAGAAGTATCTGATGTTTCATCCATAGATGAAGGCATTCCAAAACAAAGGTCTAAGCTTCGTATTAATAAACGGAAGAGcttgcagaaaattttttttacaaaaatactAGAATCTGCAGAAAATTCCATTCTTTTGAAAAGTGGGAGTCATCTCAATAAAAAGGAAGATTCGCCAGAACTAAGTTTGTCTGGGTCGACATCTAAAAGTGAAGGCAGTATTAGAAAGATTAGGAAGTTGCCATTTatgaaaaggaagaataaattgaaattaggTGCTGAAAATATTCTACCACAATCAGTTCGAAATTCGCCTGATGTTTTCAAAACCGCATTAAATGCATCGCAATCAATTGAAGGTGACAATCATCCAGCTTCAATAATACAGAAACCTTCAGAGTCCCTGGAACAGCAACATGGAGCATTAGttgacgatttgaaaaataccgaaaCAGTTGCAGCTGATCATGAAATAGATGAACTGCACAAGTCAGATAATGCTTCATCTTCCG AAGATAGTCCAGTCAAATCGCAATCGCCGCCGTCATCATCTAGGCCTAAAAAGCGAACTATATTCACccagaaaaaccgaagaagaaCACCAAATTTTGCCGCGTTGTTGAGTGATGAGAGCAGAGATGAAGATATTACTGATCAACTTCCGGTTACTGTGGAGCTGGCATCAAATCGTAATAAATCTGATAAACTACTCGAAAATATCATCCCAGAGTCTCAACCAGCCGTATCAGAAG ATGATACCTTGGAGGCATCACCATCCCCAATATTACAGCCCCTTCGTAAAAAACGATCAAAGTTTCCAAAAACTAGTAAAAGAAGAACCCCGAATTTCCATGCATTACTCAACAACATAAGTGAGGATGAAAACATAGCTCAGCAGTTGGATCAAGGAGAGgcgaatgaacaaagaagtcCTCAGTACTCTTCAGTAAAAG ATACTCGTGAACAATCGCAACCAGCAGATTTTGAGACTGGGACTACAAAACGAACATCCAtaagaataaacaaaaaaagaacgcgaAATTCGTCTGTTTTGTTAAGTGACCAGACCAGAGATAGAAACATTGCTGATCAGCATTTGATATCAAAGTTGAATACCTCTAATACAAAACATGACCACGTCATTTCGGAATTGCAGTCGTCTACGTCAAAAG GTAGTACCTTCAAGGAATCGCAAATACCAAAAACACTTCCGCttaaaaaacgaacaatattTTCACAAGCAAACCAGAACAAAACACGGAATTCGAGCGCATCACTGAGTAATAAAAGCACAGACGAAGATATTGCTGATCAGACATCAAATAGGCAAGAGCTCGTTTCAACTCAAAATCAAACAACCAAAGAACGTACTCTCCACACTTCTCCCACAAAAG GCCTACAaggcgtggaaaaaaaagacgtgcACTCGGAGAAAAGTATTCAGAAAAAGCAAGGTGATCATTTTGGCAATCAGCAGAGAAGTCAACCAGAGGAAATTCTTGTACAGTACTCGGATACTTCAAATCCTTCACTTCATACTTTACCTGCCAATTCatccaaaaaatttacacaacCAGTAAGCCTGTCCACAAATAACTTATCAAAGATATCAGTTCCTGGAACACCGAATGTATCAAACGAGAATCTTACATTACAACCAGTGATTAATCtatcagaaaatttaaataaatcacaTAATTCGAGTCGAGCTGAAAATTCACCTAATCGTCGATCTCTACAAACATTGATAAAATCTGTTAGTGAACATGAGGATAACATCTTCATCAGGGGTCGAAATTTCCCGGACGTATCCGGTATGGGTGATAAAAGTCAAAACGCTCTAAAAGCTTTCGAAAATTCCAAGTCCCATCAACAGGACGTGACCAGTGGCGGTAAGATAACGAGCCAGGTCCCATCTGATTCGGTTAATGCCACAGACAATACAGCACAAGAATCATTGATAGCTCAACGTAAATCAAGTGAAATGCAAACTGTTGAGAATGAGTATGTATTACATTCAGAAAATGAAGTGAATGAAGTACGAAGTAATGTCTCCAGATCGTTGAAAGAGAATGGAAAGGAAAATGCTGCCGTTCAAAAATCATTGCCCGTGATAATAGACGATCGTTTCACTTGTCATGATCAGACTAGGAGTTTGtattcgaattcgaaatctGTGCCCCAAACATcgaaggctgaaaaaatttcacaaataaGAGCTGCTCTCGAACAAGtgaagaaaaagcaaattgCTGTTATGAAAAGTACGAAGATCAGTTCATATTTTAGCCCCATTTCACAGACAAGAgcggaaaaagaaactgaacTTACGAAAGGTGTAACAGTTATAAAAAAACCTACACAAGTCAGAAAGAAGCCACCAGCAGAGGTCGATAAAGCATATTTGGTAAATGGCAAGCTTTACAAAATACCAAAACTTACAAGACCCAAGCCATGGGTGACAGATCgtttatacaaatttttatggaAGAAAATGGAACCAAAATATGGATTAAGAACCAGAGTCcgttctgaaaaatttatcttaaACCTGAGTCAAGTGTATGCGCTTGTAATGCGACGAAAGAAATACGATAATTATAAACAGGAATTGATGGATTTGATGCGAGAAATGGCTCGTCTGGATTTAATTGAAACGAGAGAtgatttctacattttttgtCAGGAATTTTTGCATTCTGAATTCTGTGTAAAAGCCGTACCAATGTTACTTCCTGGATGCGACAGAAACATTCCATACGATCCCGCCAAATTACACGAACCAATTTTAAAATAA
- the LOC105686035 gene encoding protein chibby homolog 1 yields MPLFSNKFSPKKTPTRKAFVSLANKDLSPKRIEKELGPDVGPIRLRLGDQEAVFDSGQWIPETGKVSGTYKENERLRREVKKLEEENNLLKLKFEVMLDMLTQTTAESNLHSKELETLKNKLSRSKRS; encoded by the exons ATGCCGCTCTTCTCGAATAAGTTCTCTCCTAAAAAGACACCAACCAGGAAAGCGTTTGTTTCGTTGGCAAACAAAGACTTGAGCCctaaaagaatcgaaaaagaatTGGGCCCAGACGTGGGACCGATACGTCTCAGGCTTGGTGACCAGGAAGCTGTTTTTGATAGTGGCCAATGGATCCCTG aaACAGGTAAAGTTAGTGGAACTTATAAAGAGAATGAAAGACTCCGTAGAGAGGTCAAGAAACTTGAGGAGGAAAACAACTtactgaaattgaaattcgaagtCATGCTCGATAtg TTGACACAAACAACGGCTGAGTCCAATCTCCATAGCAAAGAACTAGAAACGCTAAAGAATAAACTGAGTCGCTCTAAACGCAGTTAG